In Bradyrhizobium sp. 1(2017), one DNA window encodes the following:
- a CDS encoding DsbA family oxidoreductase, giving the protein MSTLKPLQIDVVSDVVCPWCYIGKHRIESALALVPDVPVKLNFRPFFLNPWVPREGISREAYLTQKFGSVEAYKGIAGRVVAAASEEGLIYKPELVARQPNTTDCHRLILWAEAIGKAPEMKQRLMELYFRDGGDLTDVNVLVQAAADIGLDAADVRKRLATDEDVARVSADAQEAAEKGISGVPTYVFAQKYAVSGAQDPNLLARAIRQVSEEINAQAAE; this is encoded by the coding sequence ATGAGCACGCTGAAACCGCTCCAGATCGACGTCGTCTCCGACGTGGTGTGCCCGTGGTGCTATATCGGCAAGCACCGCATCGAGAGCGCGCTGGCGCTCGTGCCGGACGTTCCGGTCAAGCTCAATTTCCGGCCCTTCTTCCTCAATCCCTGGGTGCCGCGCGAGGGAATCAGCCGCGAGGCCTATCTCACCCAGAAATTCGGCTCGGTCGAAGCCTATAAGGGCATTGCCGGCCGCGTTGTCGCGGCGGCAAGCGAGGAGGGGCTGATCTACAAGCCCGAGCTGGTCGCGCGTCAGCCCAACACGACCGACTGCCATCGCCTGATCCTGTGGGCCGAGGCGATCGGCAAGGCGCCCGAGATGAAGCAGCGCCTGATGGAGCTCTATTTCCGTGACGGCGGCGATCTCACCGACGTCAACGTGCTGGTGCAGGCGGCCGCCGATATCGGCCTCGACGCCGCCGACGTGCGCAAGCGCCTTGCCACCGACGAGGACGTCGCACGCGTATCGGCCGATGCGCAGGAGGCCGCCGAGAAAGGCATCTCCGGCGTGCCGACCTACGTCTTCGCGCAGAAATACGCCGTCTCCGGCGCGCAGGACCCGAACCTGCTCGCCCGCGCCATCCGCCAGGTCTCGGAGGAGATCAACGCGCAGGCGGCGGAGTAA
- a CDS encoding thioesterase family protein produces the protein MTAIFKPEGHHFRATEHAGGPWSPDMLQGSATTALMAREVERLATESGFAVRRLTFDLWRPAGLRTFGTATEWLRDGRKAKTVQVRLMDGETEIGRCTALLTAQGGESPADPFARPATPDKTPEAGSPPPAFAQKWSRYFQNVSVRLIEGALEKPGPAAAWMRLDAALVDGELNTPMLQAVQAADFSSGVAQIVDMRSWTFINPEISLYFFRPPEGEWILIRAATRVGANGAGLTTATLSDHKGPFAEVMQAMTFERREAVQAQAS, from the coding sequence ATGACAGCCATTTTCAAGCCGGAAGGTCATCATTTCCGGGCGACGGAGCATGCCGGCGGTCCGTGGTCGCCGGACATGTTGCAGGGAAGCGCCACCACCGCGCTGATGGCGCGCGAGGTCGAACGGCTCGCGACCGAATCGGGCTTTGCGGTGCGGCGGCTGACCTTCGACCTCTGGCGGCCGGCGGGCCTGCGCACCTTCGGGACCGCGACGGAATGGCTGCGCGACGGCCGCAAGGCCAAGACCGTGCAGGTGCGGCTGATGGACGGCGAGACGGAAATTGGCCGGTGCACGGCGCTGCTGACGGCGCAGGGCGGAGAATCGCCGGCCGATCCCTTCGCCAGGCCCGCGACGCCCGACAAGACGCCCGAAGCAGGCAGCCCGCCGCCGGCCTTCGCGCAGAAATGGAGCCGCTATTTCCAGAACGTGTCGGTGCGGCTGATCGAGGGCGCGCTGGAAAAGCCGGGTCCCGCGGCCGCCTGGATGCGGCTCGACGCCGCGCTGGTCGACGGCGAGCTGAACACGCCGATGCTCCAGGCCGTGCAGGCTGCGGACTTTTCCAGCGGCGTCGCGCAGATCGTCGACATGCGCAGCTGGACCTTCATCAATCCCGAGATCAGCCTCTATTTCTTCCGTCCGCCCGAGGGCGAATGGATTTTAATCCGCGCCGCCACGCGCGTTGGGGCCAATGGCGCGGGCCTCACCACGGCAACGTTGAGCGACCACAAGGGTCCGTTCGCGGAGGTGATGCAGGCGATGACTTTCGAACGGCGCGAGGCCGTGCAGGCTCAGGCGTCCTGA
- a CDS encoding YeeE/YedE family protein → MIATPFTPLASLLGGALIGLSAVLLMWATGRIAGVSGIAARLFPPYEDREFAGRFAFVAGLVAAPVLVRLVTGSLPEQTILAGAAVLIVGGLLTGFGAVWGSGCTSGHGVCGLSRLSMRSLVATITFMVTAMVTVFLMRHWS, encoded by the coding sequence ATGATCGCGACGCCTTTCACGCCATTGGCATCGCTCCTGGGCGGAGCGCTGATCGGGCTGTCCGCCGTGCTGCTGATGTGGGCGACGGGACGGATCGCCGGCGTCAGCGGTATCGCGGCGCGGCTGTTTCCGCCCTATGAGGACCGCGAATTCGCCGGCCGCTTCGCCTTCGTCGCTGGCCTCGTCGCCGCGCCCGTGCTGGTCCGGCTCGTCACCGGAAGCTTGCCGGAGCAGACGATTTTGGCTGGGGCGGCCGTTTTGATCGTCGGTGGATTGCTCACCGGTTTCGGCGCGGTGTGGGGCAGCGGCTGCACGTCCGGCCATGGCGTCTGCGGGCTGTCGCGGCTCTCGATGCGTTCGTTGGTGGCGACCATCACCTTCATGGTGACGGCGATGGTGACTGTCTTCTTGATGCGGCACTGGAGCTGA
- a CDS encoding GNAT family N-acetyltransferase has protein sequence MMNIAQQAAINPASARDAAAGRARVPLTAVDPGQWRALAQRAIEPNGYYLPGWELAVSATARGRTDASALTAFDGLSAHLIGLMPVISLSRALKIPLPALVSAHPYGTLCSPLLDRGTPVEAATRLLQQARAAGAHALVLTDVALEGAAMTVLNQVLDRDGLRPRVLSSYVRASLDATQDGDALLREALGARKLKELRRQRHRLEENGPVTFGVARGRDEIGPALETFLQLEASGWKGKRGTALVQHAGDATFIRRAVPALAETAQCEIISLRAGATAVAAGIVLRHQDRAFFFKLGIDERFAKYSPGVQLTLDLTRHLCADPAIASADSTASADHPMINPIWRGRLAIGDVLLPLRRNDPVVTLIHGALAAHGAAYAAARRAVRLLRN, from the coding sequence GTGATGAACATCGCGCAGCAGGCAGCGATCAATCCGGCATCGGCAAGGGATGCCGCGGCCGGGCGCGCCCGCGTTCCGCTCACCGCCGTCGACCCCGGTCAATGGCGTGCGCTTGCGCAACGCGCGATCGAACCGAACGGCTATTACCTGCCCGGCTGGGAGCTCGCCGTCAGCGCAACGGCCCGCGGCCGCACGGACGCCTCGGCGTTGACTGCGTTCGACGGGCTTTCGGCGCACCTGATCGGGCTGATGCCGGTGATTTCGCTCTCGCGGGCCTTGAAAATTCCCCTGCCCGCACTGGTAAGCGCCCATCCCTATGGCACGCTGTGCAGTCCGCTGCTCGACCGCGGCACTCCGGTCGAGGCCGCCACGCGTCTGTTGCAGCAGGCGCGCGCGGCCGGCGCGCATGCGCTCGTGCTGACCGACGTCGCGCTCGAGGGCGCTGCGATGACTGTTCTCAATCAGGTGCTCGATCGCGACGGCCTGAGGCCACGCGTGCTCAGCTCCTACGTCCGCGCCAGCCTCGATGCGACGCAGGACGGCGATGCGCTGCTGCGCGAGGCGCTCGGCGCCAGGAAGCTCAAGGAGCTGCGTCGCCAGCGCCATCGCCTCGAAGAAAACGGTCCTGTCACGTTTGGAGTCGCGCGAGGGCGCGACGAGATCGGGCCGGCGCTCGAAACGTTCCTGCAGCTCGAGGCCAGCGGCTGGAAAGGCAAGCGCGGCACCGCGCTGGTCCAGCATGCGGGCGATGCCACCTTCATCCGCCGCGCCGTGCCGGCGCTGGCGGAAACTGCGCAGTGCGAGATCATCAGCTTGCGCGCCGGCGCGACAGCGGTCGCCGCCGGCATCGTGCTGCGTCACCAGGATCGCGCCTTCTTCTTCAAGCTCGGCATCGACGAGCGCTTTGCGAAATATTCGCCGGGCGTGCAGCTCACGCTCGACCTCACCCGCCATCTCTGCGCCGACCCGGCCATTGCCAGCGCGGATTCGACCGCAAGCGCCGATCACCCCATGATCAATCCGATCTGGCGCGGACGTCTTGCAATCGGTGACGTGCTGCTCCCGCTGCGGCGGAACGATCCGGTGGTCACGCTCATCCACGGGGCGCTCGCGGCGCACGGTGCCGCCTACGCGGCGGCGCGCCGCGCCGTTCGCTTGCTTCGCAATTAA
- a CDS encoding YeeE/YedE family protein: MAIFVQFIIGLIFGLGLIVSGMSNPAKVLNFLDVGGIAKGTWDASLAFVMAGAVAVTFLGFSRVLKLARPFFAERFYVPTRADIDPRIVVGPAIFGIGWGLVGFCPGPALTALGFGSRSAFIYVVAMFVGMVAARFVTHVPTARRVVTPADPLET, translated from the coding sequence ATGGCAATCTTCGTCCAATTCATCATTGGCCTGATCTTCGGCCTCGGCCTCATCGTTTCCGGCATGTCGAATCCGGCAAAGGTTCTGAATTTCCTCGATGTCGGCGGCATCGCGAAAGGCACGTGGGACGCCAGCCTTGCTTTCGTGATGGCTGGCGCGGTCGCGGTCACCTTCCTCGGCTTCAGCCGCGTCTTGAAGCTCGCACGCCCGTTCTTCGCCGAGCGCTTCTACGTTCCCACGCGAGCAGACATCGATCCAAGAATTGTCGTTGGTCCGGCGATCTTCGGCATCGGCTGGGGACTCGTGGGCTTCTGTCCGGGGCCGGCACTGACAGCGCTCGGATTTGGTTCGCGTTCCGCCTTCATTTACGTCGTGGCGATGTTTGTGGGCATGGTGGCTGCGCGGTTCGTCACGCACGTGCCCACGGCAAGGCGCGTCGTCACGCCGGCCGATCCGCTCGAAACGTAA